Proteins encoded by one window of Anaerosalibacter sp. Marseille-P3206:
- a CDS encoding Y-family DNA polymerase, whose product MKDRIIFHIDANSAYLSWEAAYRLQHGEKIDLREIPSVVGGDEKNRHGIILAKSIPAKKYGIITGESLYSARNKCPNLTIVSPTYGLYIKCSNAMVNLLKEYSPSIQRYSIDEVFLDYTYGNMDYMKAAIEMKERIKNELGFTVNIGIGPNKLLAKMASDFKKPDMIHTLFHEEIPKKMWPLPVGELFMVGSRTRTKLNSRGIYTIGDLAKQDKDYLYSWLKKHGLLIWNYANGIEDSPVKVQSVPIKSVGNSTTTSFDVDTKKEACMILLSLSEMVSMRLRELDKCTNVISVSLKSNDFFSYSHQKKLENPTDITNTIYETAVELFEEMWKGEPIRRFSIDLSELSSNDFFQLSIFDNNRKKERKLDDTIDKIRCKYGHNSVFRSCFLYSGIKPITGGVVMEEEYPMMSSLL is encoded by the coding sequence ATGAAAGATAGAATTATTTTTCACATTGATGCAAACTCTGCTTATTTGTCTTGGGAAGCTGCTTATAGGCTACAACATGGAGAAAAAATAGATTTACGAGAAATTCCTTCTGTAGTAGGAGGAGATGAAAAAAATAGACATGGAATTATCCTAGCCAAATCCATACCTGCTAAAAAATATGGAATCATAACAGGAGAATCTCTCTATTCTGCTAGAAACAAATGCCCTAATTTAACTATAGTATCTCCCACATATGGATTATATATAAAATGTAGCAATGCTATGGTGAATTTACTTAAAGAATATTCTCCTTCCATACAAAGATACTCTATTGATGAGGTTTTCTTAGACTATACCTATGGAAATATGGACTATATGAAAGCTGCTATTGAGATGAAAGAAAGGATAAAAAACGAATTAGGCTTTACTGTAAATATTGGAATAGGTCCTAATAAACTATTGGCAAAAATGGCTTCTGATTTTAAAAAGCCAGATATGATACACACTCTTTTTCATGAGGAAATACCAAAGAAAATGTGGCCTCTACCTGTAGGAGAATTATTCATGGTAGGCTCTAGAACTAGAACTAAGCTTAATAGCAGGGGAATATATACTATAGGTGATTTAGCCAAACAAGATAAAGATTATCTATACTCTTGGCTTAAAAAACATGGCCTTTTAATATGGAATTATGCTAATGGTATAGAAGACTCTCCAGTGAAAGTTCAATCTGTCCCAATTAAAAGTGTAGGTAATTCTACTACTACATCTTTTGATGTAGATACAAAAAAGGAAGCCTGTATGATACTACTATCTCTTTCTGAAATGGTATCTATGAGACTTAGAGAATTAGATAAGTGTACGAATGTGATTTCTGTTTCACTAAAAAGTAATGACTTTTTTTCTTATTCACATCAAAAAAAACTAGAAAATCCTACTGATATTACTAATACCATATATGAAACAGCTGTAGAATTGTTTGAAGAAATGTGGAAAGGGGAACCAATAAGAAGATTTTCTATTGATCTATCAGAACTTTCTTCCAATGACTTCTTTCAACTTTCTATATTTGATAATAATAGAAAAAAAGAGAGAAAGTTAGATGATACAATTGATAAAATAAGATGTAAATATGGACATAATTCAGTTTTTCGTTCTTGTTTTCTTTATTCTGGAATAAAACCTATTACTGGTGGAGTAGTTATGGAAGAGGAATATCCTATGATGTCTAGTTTACTTTAA